CAATTCCCATTTTAACTACACGTAGTATACCTAATTTTTTTATTGTCGAATATTTTAGAGAAATAGGATAGTCAAAAAATTTACGGAGATAAAATATTCTTGATAACCGTCTACGAATCAACATGACTCTATCTTCTTTTTCAGGATCTGGACCATGAATAACGTCTTCATCTCTGTTATATTCCTGGCTACTTGAAGGGAAGTCCTTCTTATCACTTTTCCCTTGCAACGGCAGGATATCCAACCACCATTTCATGACTTGAGCAGACTTTGAAAAAAACCTATGCCCTCCTATATCCATTCTATTTCCTTTATAAACAATGGTACGCGCAAGTCCTCCTACCTGACTTTCTAATTCAACAATAATTACTTTATGTTTTCCTGAGCGAAGTAATTCTAACGCTGCTGTAAGACCTGCTGGACCAGCACCAAGGATTATAACAGGATCACTCTTCATAATAATATTCTCATTATAATAAGTAGGATAGCTAAAGTAAAAAAATGACTTTAATTGTCAGAAGTCAAATATTCAAGAAATATAAATACAATAATGTATAATAGCCTATTATCTATATTCGTGATATATAAAATGTTATCTAGATAATGTTAGCTATTTTTGATATTCATACTTGCCTAGACAGCACAGTTAATATTCATATCTATTTTTAAATTTATTGATAAATATAAAAAGTACCTCTGCCTAGTTTTAGCTATATGTATTACTCCAAGTTGATACAACTAACCTTCAAAACATCCATTAAAATTAGTGAATTACAAAATCAAAGCAGTTAGATAAAAAAATATTTAACTTAAGATAATAAAACAATTTTCGATCTTTTTTCCCAAATTAGGACTTATAATCTATTGGAGTTCAATAATGAACAATTTTATTACTTATAGCCAACCTACTCTCCCAGCTGGATTTGTAGATGTACAAAAAGTAATACAAAGCATATTAGTTGATCTAAAATATGTAGGAAGCGATAATTTTGTAGGAAGACCCATTCCAGGGTATAATACAAATCGGGTCATATTATCAAAAGAAGCTACTGTTGCTCTTGCAAATGTACAAACTGAATTGCAACAATTTGGTCTTAGTTTATTAATTTATGATGCTTATCGACCAACACAAGCTGTTGACGCATTTATTAACTGGTCAAATGAACCAGAAGATAAAAAAATAAAACAAAAGTATTATCCAATACTTACAAAAAAAGAAATATTTGATCAGCAATATATTATGAAAAAATCTTCTCACTCACGTGGCAGTACTGTAGATTTAACTATTGTTTCATTTAATAATACAACAAATCAAAATAACATGTTTTATACTCCTCTTGATATGGGTGGTATTTTTGATTTTTTCGGTAAAGAGTCACATCCTGACTTCCAAAATATTACCCCCCAACAAAAAGCAAATAGGCTATTTTTACGTACAATTATGACAAAATACGGCTTCACTCCAATTTCTAATGAATGGTGGCATTTCACCTTAGCTAATGAACCTTTCCCAGAAACATATTTCAATTTCCCTATAGAATAAAAATTCTATAATTAATGTGAATGATAGTATTGCATTATAATGATCAGTAATTAATTATTACTAATTCTCTACTATAAATACTTATTTTTCTTTTTTTGAGAACTAACTTCTTATAAAAAAAGCAAATTTATCCTTAGTAAGATAAAATAATTACTCAAAACTCAAAAAAATCTGGTTGAGTTGTTTAAACAACTCACGTAGAATTCTATTTCTTAACTATGTTATTGGTATAGAGTAAAATTAAAAAATAAATAGGCTTATAAGTTAGTTGTAACTTTTTATCTTATTTGGAAAAAGAGCAAAATCCCCTTCAAATACATTTTATATCTAGTAACTAAATCGGGATGTAATGTAAAAATAATACTAATAATGTTAACTAATCAAAAAAATAGTAATATAATAAGTAAAAAAGTTGGCTAAGTTAAAATGCATTATATGCAATTAATAATAAAACTAAAACTTCCTCTCTCTAGTACGCTAGAGGCAGGTGTTATGGCTGAGGTAGCTGCTCTTCATATCATATGCAGTTAGTTTATACCTACACCTATTAATTAAAGAAGGCTGTTATCTTATGATTAATGTAACAGAAAATGCTAGAAAAGAGCTTGAAACTTACTTTACAAATAAAGAAAAAAGTCCTCTTCGGATATATCTTGCTTCAGGTGGCTGAAGCGGACCACGATTAGCATTGGCTCTGGATGAGCCAAATCAACAAACTGATACAATACTTGAAGAGGGCGATTTAACGTTTTGTATTGATAACGAACTACTTTCTTCTGTGAAATCTGTAACCGTTGATATGAATTATATGGGATTTAATATTGAACCAGAAATTCCTCTCAATGTAGAAAATGGCGGAGGTGGTTGTGGTAGTTGCTCTTCAGGTGGATGTGGTTAACTTATAATAACAAGCTAGGATTACACTTAAACTATGTAATTCCTAGCTTGCTATATGTTTAAGATACTCTCTAGGTCCTTCAACATAAAAATCTTTTCCTTCTGTATCCCCTACCACAATAACTGGAAAATCTTTTACTTCCATAGCTGCTAATGCTTCTGGTCCTAACTCTGGATAAGCAATAACAGTGTACTTTATAATATGTTGTGAAATTAAAGCACCAGCTCCAGCAATAGCTGCAAAATATACTGCTCCATAAGTTTTTAACTCATTTAAAACTTTTGCAGACCGTTTACCTTTACCAATCATACCTGTAAGACCTTGCTGTAACATTGCTGGTGTATAACTATCCATCCTTCCACCTGTTGTTGGACCAGCTGAACCAATAATATGCCCTGGTTTAGCTGGAGATGGACCAACATAGTACAAAATTTGGTTTTCAAGTGAAACAGGAAGTTTTTCTCCTTTTTGTAGCGTTTCTATCATACGCTTATGTGCAGCATCTCTTGCAGTATATATAGTTCCTGAAATCAAAACATGCTCACCTATATGTAAAGAACGTGTAACTTCTTTAATTAATGGAGTAGTTATAGTCCGATATTCTGCCATTCATAACTCCTTAACAGCAAGTTTATTATAACCAGACCTCTGTATGACGAGCTGAATGACAATTAAGGTTTACAGCTACAGGCAATGAGGCAATATGTGTGGCAAAAAATTCAATATTTACTTTACAGGCTGTCATTCTTCCACCAAAACCAAGTGGACCAAGCCCCATCTTATTAATCTCTTGTAATAATTCATCTTCAAGAGCTGCATATTGTGGATTTTTATTATGAGTGTCAATATCACGTAATGCAGCTTTTTTAGCACAGATTGCTGCTATCTCCAGATCTCCACCAATCCCAATACCTACTACTAGTGGTGGACAAGCACTTGCTCCTCCCTCCATTACTGTTTCAAGTACAAACCGCTTTACACCATCTATACCGTCAGCAGGGATTAGCATTTTTAGTTTACTTTTATTTTCAGCACCAGCACCTTTTACTCCAAACCTTATCATTAATGTATCGCCAGGAACAAGACGAGTATGTATAATAGCTGGTGTATTATCTCCTGTATTTTTACGTTCAAATAATGGGTCAGCTACAACAGATTTTCGTAAATATCCAGAAATATACCCTTTTCTAACACCTTTGTTAATAGCTTCTTCAAAATCTCCTCCAGTAATAACAACGTCTTGACCAATCTCTGTAAAAATAACAGCAAGCCCAGTATCTTGACAAAGAGGCATCATTTCTCTTTCTGCAAGTTCTGCATTATTAACAAGATGTTGTAGTATACAACTTTCTAGTGGTGATGACTCATTATGAATACCATTTTTAAACTCTGTCAAAACTGGGTGAGGTAATTTACAACAAGCATCTATTGCTAATTGAGCAACAGTATCTTCTATTACTGATACATGAATTTCCTTCATGTGAACTTATTCCTATATACTTATAATTTATTGTAGTAAAAAAGAAAAATAAAATAAATAGAATCAGACCATTTATAATGGCTACTAATGTTCTAATAACTAATTTCAGTATTTCTGAAATATCATCTATGGATTATAATAAATACAAATTTGGTAAAGGGTCAATGGAATTAGATAAAAAATTTAGTTTATAATCCTGTAAAATAGTATTAATTTTTTATAGATAATAAGTCTATTATCATTACTCCTTCTGAGATCCAGTTCTTAAAGCTGCAATAGTTCCAGCATACTACTTTTATCCATTCTCTGTTCTCCTTGTCTAGCTGGTATAGAGGTTTCAGGTCCTCCAGCTATCATATCTTCTTGTAATGGAAAAACATCTTCCATCATTATTTGTCCCATATGAGCTCCAGTAGGTGTACTTTGTGCATATGAAACATCCTGTTGATAATGACCTTGTCCATTACCCATTACGTTCATTTGTTGATACTGAGGGGCAGGCTGCATATTCCTATTATTATTATTATTATTATTAAGTGCCATTGCCTGTGGCACATTCTGCTGATTATTCATAGATAAATTGTTTGGAGGCATTGTTGGAGAGGGTATATTTTGATTTACTACAGGCTGTGGAGCATTCCTTTTAGGACTACTCTGTGGCTGTTGCATAGAAAAAGTGTCTTCAACTGGATAAGGCCTATTTGAAGAAAAATAGATAGCATTTGCAGCAGACTCAATTTTACTAAGTTGTTCATAGAATTCTTTATATTTTCTATTCAATGTTCTTACTATTCTATCTTGACTAAAAACTATATAAAAAAACATAAGAAACATACCAAAAAAACATAAAGCTACTGCAATTAATAACATAGGACTACTCCTACTTAGAGTAAAAAACTAGCTTTATTCAGGTTGATAATATACTTTGTATATTTATAATCTACATATACTATCAACTTTAAATCAGATCAGAACATATGATAGTCTTTTTTTATATAAGTTCAAGGATTCTATCTTGAGATATTATTACATAGAAGTGACATACTTTAAAAAAAATTTTTATATTTATAGTAATCTAGTATAGATAAAAGATATATAATCTATATATTATATCACTTAAATATTACTTTAATAAATATATACTACAATGAATAAATTATCATACATTTTAATTGTGAGCTATCTCAATATAGATATATAATAAAATACCATCATTATTCCTATCAGCTATAGTTTATAACATAAAGATTAATTACAAAGAATTTCATTAGTTTTTTGAAAAAAGAGTAATGAAATAATATAACTAGATACTAGTATGTTATGATAACTTGCTCGTCACCAACATTTTGTTTCTCAATAGAACCAATAATCCATGCACTAACTTCCATAGACTTTAAGATATTCATAGCTCGAGTAACAGAATCATTGGGTATTATGAGTACATATCCAATTCCACAATTAAAAACTTGTA
The sequence above is drawn from the Lawsonia intracellularis PHE/MN1-00 genome and encodes:
- a CDS encoding M15 family metallopeptidase; translated protein: MNNFITYSQPTLPAGFVDVQKVIQSILVDLKYVGSDNFVGRPIPGYNTNRVILSKEATVALANVQTELQQFGLSLLIYDAYRPTQAVDAFINWSNEPEDKKIKQKYYPILTKKEIFDQQYIMKKSSHSRGSTVDLTIVSFNNTTNQNNMFYTPLDMGGIFDFFGKESHPDFQNITPQQKANRLFLRTIMTKYGFTPISNEWWHFTLANEPFPETYFNFPIE
- a CDS encoding IscA/HesB family protein encodes the protein MINVTENARKELETYFTNKEKSPLRIYLASGGUSGPRLALALDEPNQQTDTILEEGDLTFCIDNELLSSVKSVTVDMNYMGFNIEPEIPLNVENGGGGCGSCSSGGCG
- a CDS encoding Fe-S-containing hydro-lyase, coding for MAEYRTITTPLIKEVTRSLHIGEHVLISGTIYTARDAAHKRMIETLQKGEKLPVSLENQILYYVGPSPAKPGHIIGSAGPTTGGRMDSYTPAMLQQGLTGMIGKGKRSAKVLNELKTYGAVYFAAIAGAGALISQHIIKYTVIAYPELGPEALAAMEVKDFPVIVVGDTEGKDFYVEGPREYLKHIAS
- a CDS encoding fumarate hydratase, coding for MKEIHVSVIEDTVAQLAIDACCKLPHPVLTEFKNGIHNESSPLESCILQHLVNNAELAEREMMPLCQDTGLAVIFTEIGQDVVITGGDFEEAINKGVRKGYISGYLRKSVVADPLFERKNTGDNTPAIIHTRLVPGDTLMIRFGVKGAGAENKSKLKMLIPADGIDGVKRFVLETVMEGGASACPPLVVGIGIGGDLEIAAICAKKAALRDIDTHNKNPQYAALEDELLQEINKMGLGPLGFGGRMTACKVNIEFFATHIASLPVAVNLNCHSARHTEVWL